TTCTACAATAAACTTCTTAATACTCGCCAAATAATTTAGCCCCCACTCACTAGCTAAACATGGAGCATGGCCAAACGTTGCCGCTGTATTTGGCAAACCCGTCACTGGGTCAATCACATCATTTTCATCATCAATACTTCTACTACTAAACAGCGAGTAACCGCCCAGTTTTATACCCTTGCTATGAGCATAATCTACCAGTTTCTTAAACTTCGCAATATTCTTTCCTGAAGCATCTTCCATGCTTAAACCACTACCAAAACTCAGAATCACCATTTCGTAACCAGTAGCTGCACATTGGTCTATCACCTCACGTACTTTCTTATCATCTGTACTGATAAGGTGCATAAAAATCGGATTTTGATTCGTCCATGGAGCTATTGTTCGGTACATTTTCCTGACGGCTAAGCCTTGACGCTCTTTATCATACGTATCATGCAAAAGCTCGTATGACCTAATGGAAGTATAGGTTTCCTTAGTTTTCAAGTCAATTCCTACCCCTAAACTAGGATATATTTCTGCTACGCAGGGCGTAGTCAATGCATAATTCACCTGAGAAGTATAAGCCGAATCCACTTTCCAGTGTGTGGCTTGGTCGCTCAAACGATATTTCATGGCATTATTATAAGCGAAGTTGTTTTCTATGTAGAGTTTTTGCGGTGTTTTCATTTGCTCTGGAGTACCCACCACAGCAGATTCCTCTTCTACAGTGGCTAGTATTTCACTCACCACTTGGTCTATTTTGATAGACTTCTCACCCACATTTTCCATGGTTAGCCATTTAGAAATCAAAGGAATTCCATCATAAATAGCATAGTGAATAGCCACCTTAATATCTTTCAAATCGCTCACAGGAGCGTCAAAATATAAGGTCAATTCTTTACCTGTGGCTTGGCTGTCGTCACTAGTCCAATTAGTACTTTTAGTAGCAAATGGCTTACTGAGTTCGTCGATGGTATAATTAACATACTGAAAATCATTTTGGCTTGATGAAAGTCCAGAAAGCCATTCTTCTAAGAAATAGCCATGTTCTTTTTGACCGTAAAGCCCACCTACATTATACGTTTTGCCATCTATTTCGATTCTAGCCTCTGGGCGTAAAGAGCGTATGTATTCATCGCCAGTTTTAAGATTTTTAAAACTCGTGGTTGACACATTTTTAGCCACATTTATGGTTCTTGATAACAAACCGTTTCGTAAAACGATGTTATTCTTGCTGACTATAATTTCAGCCTTTTCTTCTGTTGGGCTCACCAGCCAATCAACATCACTTTGAGCAATAGAAAAAAGTGGTAAGAGGAGAAATAAGAGGTACTTCATTTTTAGTTTTGGGGTAATTTTGGGTGAACTTCCCCGTTTTTAGTTTGATTGAATAAGAACCAATTTACAATCAAAATCATACAACAGTACTCAGATTCCAATGAGAAATTTACTAGTCCTTGCAACTATCTTGTTCTTAAGCTCTTGCGAAGACGACTTTAGCAAAGAAAAATATGATGTCTCCTTTTATTTTGAGAATCAAACCAATCAAAACCTTAGCCTTTCTGTTTTTGAGACAAACAATGTAAAATCATGGGAAGACATTCCAATTGAACCAAACGGCTCTTTCAATTTTCGCTTTAATATCAAAAAGGACATAGGAGCAGCTGAAGGCGGTTTCATTATTCAGGCAATCTTAGCCAAAGGAGATACACTATCGCTTAACACGGGATATTATACCAATTATCAGTTTCAGGGAGAAAGCCAAGCGAATTTTTCAATAAGCAGTAGTGAAATAAAATTACTGTCGTCCGAATAAATTTAAAAATGGCTAAAAAGCGGTCAATGCCAGCCTGAATAGCCACTTTTCTTCAATCTCAAAAATGCCCCATACCTTTTTCTCGGTTCACTTTCCAGTGGGGACGTCATTTTTTTTCAAAAAAAAACGAAGCAAAAAAAACAGCACCCTGTAAACTCACACGTTCTAAATTCTGAGAACGAATGAGTTATAAAATTATATCATTGTCAAAGAATTTTGCTCGTATTCAAACAGTACAGGCTGATATAAGGAATTCATTTTGTTTGATTTTTTTTTCTCGGATGACAGTAAAATCAAATCACTTTAAATTTACTTAACGATGGTTCGATATAAGAATCAATGGTCATCATCGAGAATAGCCTATTAGATTAATTATTTGTCACAATTTTGGCTTTAAATGGCCAAAATTCCGCCAAATGTATTGCCCCGTGTTTTAAATTTAGGCGAGTTACACCCGCCTCTATTCATATTATACCCCTCTGGGGTATGTCGGACCTAAAATTTAAACATAACAAAAAAGGCTGTTTCCTAATTAGGAGACAGCCTTTTTCAAATATGCTATAATGATACCTACTCCACTATCATCACCCCTTGCATTAGTCTCCAGTGACCTGGAAATGTACATACATAAGGGTACCTTCCTGGCTTAGAGGGCACTTTGAAGGTTAAGCTGAATGTTTCATCAGGATTAACTAAAGGACTTGCAAATAGAACTTCTGGCATTTCTGGTACATAGTTTTTCTTCATTGCGTCAGCATCCATCATCATCTTATCAGCCGCTGCACCTACTTTT
This sequence is a window from Arcticibacterium luteifluviistationis. Protein-coding genes within it:
- a CDS encoding alpha-galactosidase, which encodes MKYLLFLLLPLFSIAQSDVDWLVSPTEEKAEIIVSKNNIVLRNGLLSRTINVAKNVSTTSFKNLKTGDEYIRSLRPEARIEIDGKTYNVGGLYGQKEHGYFLEEWLSGLSSSQNDFQYVNYTIDELSKPFATKSTNWTSDDSQATGKELTLYFDAPVSDLKDIKVAIHYAIYDGIPLISKWLTMENVGEKSIKIDQVVSEILATVEEESAVVGTPEQMKTPQKLYIENNFAYNNAMKYRLSDQATHWKVDSAYTSQVNYALTTPCVAEIYPSLGVGIDLKTKETYTSIRSYELLHDTYDKERQGLAVRKMYRTIAPWTNQNPIFMHLISTDDKKVREVIDQCAATGYEMVILSFGSGLSMEDASGKNIAKFKKLVDYAHSKGIKLGGYSLFSSRSIDDENDVIDPVTGLPNTAATFGHAPCLASEWGLNYLASIKKFIVETGFDLLEHDGPYPGDVCASTSHPGHEGLHDSQWVQMELQKELYQFLNAKGVYINAPDWYFLDGSHKIALGYREVNFSLSREQQKILNRQNIYDGTWEKTPSMGWGFVPLTKYQGGGPEAVLEPLAEHLTDYKQLMMQYYGAGIQACYRGPRLYDTEETKAVVKETIAWYKNYREILNSDIIHLRRADGRDWDGIMHVNSQLTPKGLVMLYNPLPAAIERNINIPLYYTGLVDNANVRLNGGEATFHALNRDYSIDYQVTIPANGYVWLLIE